The following nucleotide sequence is from Halobacillus mangrovi.
CCCAAGTCCCCCGGGCAATTGACGAACCATAGAATCCGCTACTTTGATGATTCTTTGGGCGATATCCCCGTGGATCATCAAGTTACCGGCCAGAATAAAGAACGGAATCGCTAGAAAAGCGAACGATTGAGAATTGGAAAAGAAGCGCTGAGCGGCTAACTCAATAGGAATGCCTTCGACCATGAAAAATAGAATCGCTGACCCGCCCATCGCGAAAGCAATCGGAACCCCGAATAGAAGCATGACGAAAAAGCTTAGAATCATTACGGTAATCACTGGACTTCTCCTCCTTTCATCTCTACATTTTTTCTAGTAATCAACAAAATAATTTGAAGAACTAACAAAATAGCTACAAACGTAAAGGATACGGTCACCGAAATATACAACCAGGACTTAGAAATCTGCAGCATAGGCAGAGGCTGCATCCGGACGGCCTGAGCCAGAAGGTAACTGGCATAAACCATATATATAGAAAAGATAAGCATGACTGCTTTGCCGAAGATTTGCATGACTAATTGAACGCCTCGTCCCATTTTCTCCTGGAGAACCGTTATTTTTAAATGATCTTCATTCTTGGTAACAGCGACGGTCCCAAGAAAAATCATCCATGGGAAAAATAGCTGAGTGAGCTCAGTAGAAAAGGAAATCGGATAGTTGAAGACATACCTGGACAGAACCTCTGCAAACACCACTAACGTTAGTAAAACCATCAGAAGGATCGCAATAATTTCTGTAAGCTTTACGAACCTTGATGTGATTTTGTCTAGCATTTCATTCACCAACTTTCTCCATTAATAAGAAAATCAGCGAGAAGAAAGATACTCGCTGATCTTCATGGTTATTGTTCTGAGCGGTACTCTTCTAGGAAGGTTTCAACTTCTTTAATAAGTTCAGGATCGATGACATCTTCCATTTTTGTATAAACTGGCTTCACTGCTTCCTGGAAAGGTGCTACATCAGGTTCCGTGATTTCTACAAAAGAATCTTCCATTTGCTTCAGCATTTCCTCATCTTTATTAGCCGTGAATTCATAGGAAGCATCTCTTGCTTCATTGGCAGCTTTTTGGACAATCTTTTGAAGTTCAGGGTCTAGTCCGTCAAACGCTCCCTGGTTCATGATGAAATAGGAGTAATAGTAAGTGAGGTTAAGCAGGGCTAAATGATCCTGGACCTCATGGAATTTTGTTTCATAAATAGCATCAAGCGGGTTGAACTGCCCATCAACGACTCCTTGAGAAAGAGCTAGATAAACTTCTGTGAATGGCATCGTTGAAACAGAGCTTCCTAATGCTTTGAAGGTTTCAATCAGGCTTTTATCATTCGGTGAACGCATTTTCAATCCTTCTAGATCTTCTGGTTTATTGATCGGGTGTACGTTGTTGGTAATTTGAGCGAACCCAAGTTCAACATCAGATAGGACTTTGATTCCCTGTTCTTCTCCCATGGCTTTCAGCTTGTCGCCAATTTCGCTATCTAAAACAGCATGAGCTTCGTCGAAGTCTTTAACTAAGAATGGAAGAGAAAGAGTCGCGTATTCAGGAATGGTATTGGCCATCATGTTTGCACCGGCAATTTGCATATCTAAAGCACCGACCTGAACGGATTCAATCATCTCTTGAGCACTGCCTAATTCTTCGTTAGGATAAATTTCTACCGTTACGGCACCGTCCGTTTCAGCTTCTACGGTTTCTTTGAACTTTTTAGCGGCTACGTCTCGGACAGAGCCTTCTACGGTGTTAAAGCCGATTTTCCACGTTTGCTCTTTAAATTCTCCATCTTCCGCATTCGAAGCAGAGTCACCACCCCCGCCACATGCAGCAAGAACAAGAACTAGTGTTAGTAGTAGAACGATCAATCTTTTCATCTCATGCACCCCTTGTTGTTTTTATTTTTTGAATATTTAAATACATTGTATCGGACATCTTCGGTTATTTTATTGTGTAAAACAACAAATATTTTATAGTTTTATTGAAATTTCAACAAGTGCGGTGAATAAAGAATCGTTTAAGGGGATTTTTATGCACGATAGAGCCATTCTTGTTTTGTTCCTAAGAGGTTCATAATATTCCAGGCCATCCGCAGATGGAAAATGACTTCGGCATCACGAATATCAGCTTCTAAGATCTCACTTAGTCTCTTTAATCGATAGTTCAAGGTATTGCTATGAAGATGGAGTTCTTTCGCGACTTCTTTTAAATGCTGATGATTGAATAAATATTTCTCCAATGTTTCTAAAAGGTCCCGTTTGTTTTGATTCGTGTAGTCCATCAATGGTTTTACATGATCAACGACAAATTGATAAAGTTCTTCTTCTGTATTGTTCATCATCATTTTGGCAACGCCTGCTTCCCGGTAGGTCATTCGTTGGTTGGGACGTTTGTGACGGTTGAATATCTCAATACAATACCAAACATCTTTATAAGACTTCCTGATTTCTTCCAAAGGCGTTAACCGACCTGTTGCATAGGAGAAAGACCTGTCTTTAAAATATTTCCTCAAATAATTGTCCAATTGGTCGATAAAGTGATTCATCTGATGACGTACGGATTCTTCCTTCACCTCTGTTGGAAAGCCAATAATCCCCCTTAACCCGTTAATTCTGTTAAAAATGATGCTGCTGTTGAAGTGGTTGGCTATAAATCCCTCTACAAGATGATGTAAACTTTTCGTTTCTCTTACGTTCCAATCATAATCCTGGTTTGTATGATCAAAGTGGATGCCGAAAAATAAATAAGTCTCACGATCACTCAAACCAAGTAATTTCGCCTGGTCAACAAGGACATTGATATCTACTTTTCCTTGAATGTCTTCTAAAAACTCCCCCTGGATTCTTTGTTTCGTTTCATAAATGGCTTCCTGTTTTAAGAGTTCAATGGCGATGATGTTCTGTGCTTCTTCGATCAACATTTTCTCCATATGGTTAAGCGGCCAATGGTTAGTCACAACGACAAGGAAGCCGCGTGCTTCCATCCTTGTGACAACAGGGACGACCACCACACCATATTCGGGCAGATGAATCGGTTGTACCCGGTCAGGGGTCATCGTTTCTAAGAAGGGAGGTATGGATCCTTCGAAAGGGATATCTCCATTGACTATGGAGGAAAGCAGTTGTCTGAATTCATCATATAAAAAAACGGATGTATTTAAACGATCACCGATAAAAGTGATAATTGAATCCATTCCTTGTTGTTCGAGTGCCATATCCATCAATTGGTTGTGGTTATGCAACGTTTGTTCAAGCGTTTGATTTTTCAGTTGGATATCATGATTCAGCTTCATCAATTTGTCGGCCTGGTTCTCAAGCTCAGTAAAAAGGGAAGCCCGGTGGACAGCGAAGGCTGCCTGGTTACAAATCGCTTTTAACAACTCCAGGTCTTCATCTGTAAAATGGCCGACCTCACGGAAAGAGTTGATGCTGACTACCCCGATACAGTCCTCTTGAATCATAAGCGGACAGCACATAGCGCTTTGAGCTTTTACTTTTTCTCCATCCTTGTCCGGTGTAGAAGCGTAAAAATGCTTCCAGTTCTCCTCTGACATCGACGACATGCCTTGATAAACTTCATCCGTGTGATGAAAAATCTGAGCCTTCTTCGTTTGAAACGTAAACCCTGTGAGGGACTCGCCTGGTTTGAAGCGGATGTTTTGCAGGTGCTGCCAATTGAATCCACGTGTCACACGTGGGATCAGGGTGTCCTTTTTCTCGTTATAAATATACAAACTGCATGAATCCGAGACAGGGAATACATCCATCGCCATATCCATAATTCTAAGGAGAACATCATCTAGCCTTTGGTATAGGGCAAGGGTCCTTGATAAATTTAATAAAAGGTCCTTCCCTTTATCTTCAACATCTGCAGGTGGGGATAATAGTTGAATTTGTTGCTTTACAAAGCTTTTTAATTGAGGAGATCCCTTCGTGGCTGTGAGTTTAATCGTGAAGGAATCATGGTTGACGGTCGTTACTTGATTTGAACCCTCATGTGCGAGCGTTTCTTTATAGAGAAGTTTATTTTTATAAGAGATAGTAATCTCTGAGATAGTAAACGATATCGCTTCCGCATATTGAATAATCGATTCTGTAAGCAATTGGTAGGCCTTACTCATACGATCCCTCCGTCGTTTGGTGTTTCTTTATTTTATCATTTATGGTGATGCAAAAATCTCTCATCCTTATGTAGAGCAAGGGACTGCAAATAGTATGTGCTTACGTCTGCCACCCTGATACGCGTGTACATCTTTTAAAATAGATGAATAATGAGATTCCGCTTCCTAATTCCCAGTCTATCCACATAAGATGTAAAGAGACGCGGTGAGGGGAGGGGGACCTAATGTCTCAACGAATCAAGTTTGGCAACAATCTCCTTTTTGTCACGGAACCAGGCGGGAAGACGATCAGGGCTGGAAAGACGGTAAGTGCAACGACGGAAACGATTTCTGTCCAGCCTTTTTATACGATTCGCCTTTTTATTGGAAACCGTGTCGTGTCTGAGGGCGCGGTGACGTTTAAATTGATTATGAAAATTGATCAGGTCAGTTTTCTGGTGCTGGATACGGTTACTCTTTTTCCAGGAGAGCAATATACAAAAACCTATGATGCCCCAGGTCTCGGCATTGCCGTAAAGGCTGAATCTGAAAGTGGCTCCGGCATCAATGCGGTCGATGTTGCAGTATTTGGATTCAAGTTCTAGCTTAAGCCTGTTCAAAAAGTTCAGCTCCCTTCTGCCGCTGGACTTTTTGGATGAGCCTAAGCACTCCTTGCCCTACTATCGGGTTTGTCCATGTACAATAAAAGGAAGGAACTTTTTGAAGGAGAGATCACGATGAAACGAATACATATCCTTTTGGCTATTCTTGCTTTAACGCTGTTGACGGCATGCGTTAAAGGGAATTATGAGCTGAAGATCAACAAAGACGGCAGTGGTGAAAGTGTTGTAACCATCGGATTTGAAGAAGAGGCATACGAACGACTCGGTGAACGAGGACATTCGATGGTTGAATCGGCGACCGAAGAGCTGTTTACCCAGGGCTACAACGTTGAATCTTACAACGAAGAAGGCTACATCGGGTTTCAGGCGACGAAATCGTTTGAAGACGTTCGAGAGGCAGAGAACCTTCAAGCAACCGGTGGAATGACGGAAATGGGAGTAGGCGCGGCTCTTTCAGACAATATTGATATGACGGTAGAAGAAGGGGTTTTTACCGACATGTATAAGATTGAAGCTGTGGTGGATCTTGAAAACTCTGGTCTATTAGGAGGCATGCAGCAGCTTGTTTCCAACCAGCTCGACCTGACGTTTACACTCGATTTACCCGTATCACCTAAGGCACACAATGCGGATGCGGTGGACGGTAACGAGTTGACCTGGAACATCAAAACGG
It contains:
- a CDS encoding TRAP transporter small permease — encoded protein: MLDKITSRFVKLTEIIAILLMVLLTLVVFAEVLSRYVFNYPISFSTELTQLFFPWMIFLGTVAVTKNEDHLKITVLQEKMGRGVQLVMQIFGKAVMLIFSIYMVYASYLLAQAVRMQPLPMLQISKSWLYISVTVSFTFVAILLVLQIILLITRKNVEMKGGEVQ
- a CDS encoding TRAP transporter substrate-binding protein, with protein sequence MKRLIVLLLTLVLVLAACGGGGDSASNAEDGEFKEQTWKIGFNTVEGSVRDVAAKKFKETVEAETDGAVTVEIYPNEELGSAQEMIESVQVGALDMQIAGANMMANTIPEYATLSLPFLVKDFDEAHAVLDSEIGDKLKAMGEEQGIKVLSDVELGFAQITNNVHPINKPEDLEGLKMRSPNDKSLIETFKALGSSVSTMPFTEVYLALSQGVVDGQFNPLDAIYETKFHEVQDHLALLNLTYYYSYFIMNQGAFDGLDPELQKIVQKAANEARDASYEFTANKDEEMLKQMEDSFVEITEPDVAPFQEAVKPVYTKMEDVIDPELIKEVETFLEEYRSEQ
- a CDS encoding helix-turn-helix domain-containing protein, which gives rise to MSKAYQLLTESIIQYAEAISFTISEITISYKNKLLYKETLAHEGSNQVTTVNHDSFTIKLTATKGSPQLKSFVKQQIQLLSPPADVEDKGKDLLLNLSRTLALYQRLDDVLLRIMDMAMDVFPVSDSCSLYIYNEKKDTLIPRVTRGFNWQHLQNIRFKPGESLTGFTFQTKKAQIFHHTDEVYQGMSSMSEENWKHFYASTPDKDGEKVKAQSAMCCPLMIQEDCIGVVSINSFREVGHFTDEDLELLKAICNQAAFAVHRASLFTELENQADKLMKLNHDIQLKNQTLEQTLHNHNQLMDMALEQQGMDSIITFIGDRLNTSVFLYDEFRQLLSSIVNGDIPFEGSIPPFLETMTPDRVQPIHLPEYGVVVVPVVTRMEARGFLVVVTNHWPLNHMEKMLIEEAQNIIAIELLKQEAIYETKQRIQGEFLEDIQGKVDINVLVDQAKLLGLSDRETYLFFGIHFDHTNQDYDWNVRETKSLHHLVEGFIANHFNSSIIFNRINGLRGIIGFPTEVKEESVRHQMNHFIDQLDNYLRKYFKDRSFSYATGRLTPLEEIRKSYKDVWYCIEIFNRHKRPNQRMTYREAGVAKMMMNNTEEELYQFVVDHVKPLMDYTNQNKRDLLETLEKYLFNHQHLKEVAKELHLHSNTLNYRLKRLSEILEADIRDAEVIFHLRMAWNIMNLLGTKQEWLYRA
- a CDS encoding EGFR-like transmembrane domain-containing protein produces the protein MKRIHILLAILALTLLTACVKGNYELKINKDGSGESVVTIGFEEEAYERLGERGHSMVESATEELFTQGYNVESYNEEGYIGFQATKSFEDVREAENLQATGGMTEMGVGAALSDNIDMTVEEGVFTDMYKIEAVVDLENSGLLGGMQQLVSNQLDLTFTLDLPVSPKAHNADAVDGNELTWNIKTAGTTNMMVQVGVPNVRNIVIAGVAGLVIAAVVVFLILRKRNKNRDHPST